One Vicia villosa cultivar HV-30 ecotype Madison, WI linkage group LG5, Vvil1.0, whole genome shotgun sequence genomic window, ATTATGATTTTAAGCGCGGATTATCATTAATCAGCGGCAAAAAGTTTACGCCCATGTCAATTACAGTGCAAGTTCCAAATCTTAACTTATGCATTAATGTGATTTGGTTTGATGTAACTAATTATCAAACACATACTCAATGTATAGTTTCTTAAGTTTCACATTAAAAAACACTTTAAAGTTGTTCCAAACATATATTATTAATAGCATTTTCAGTCATAACATCATCATTAAGTTTCACTCCCCCTATTTTATAGAATGATATCATATAAATTTGAAATTAGTTATATATcttaaatcaaattattaataattttaaatttaatttatactcATTTGAAATATTCTTAAATGGTTTGTTTGATGTTTTTAtcactaaaataaaatatatgactATGGTTTAGATAGGAACTTTTGGTTGACCTGTAATGTTATTTTCGAAGTGAGTTTGACTATCTAATATGAACATTGGTTTTATGAGGAAGAGTCAAGAGGAGAGTGAAGAGAAGAAAAAATTGGTTTTATTTGTAAGGGTCAACAAGAGAGAGTGAATGATTTTATGTGTAATAGTGAACAGGAGTGGAGAGAAGAAATCATAAGAGAGTTCTATTGATCAAAGAAGTACAAAAGATATGAGATACAAGAGATTAAAAATAGCATAAGAGATATTAAGAGAATCAAGATGTTTTAGACTTAAGGATAAAGAATTATGGTGGTAAAACATGAATGTTCAGGCTTATGGATTATCTCATGAAGTTATGGAGAAAAAGTGTTAGAACCGAGATTAAGTCAAATGACTCAAGTTAATGATAATcaatttggttttatgtttgagagattgatcatgaaatcgatCTATCTACTATGACATGTGATAAAGAGGTATTCatggatttatcgtgtccacagatgGTCTGGTTAGAATGTCATTCAACGGTTTCTGCGTTTCTGAGCTTGGGTTTAAATGAACTGAAAGTAAAAAGGTATAAACAGGAAAATAAATATTCTTTGGAGAGAATAACTTATCAAACATGAATATACAttactcgtcacaaacttaaacttatcgattaGTTGCACACAACCTATGATACTCGTCATTACCATcacatatctctcacatcagtgttCATCTCTGAAGCACCAACGAGACATATCACAACCGATGTTATCTCTAATGCAAAGTTGCAAGAACATTTGTATTCTCgcatcggcgatctctcgcgcgtaactcaaacacggaagcattaagcttATACAAATAAGTGATTGTCagttctaaatctatctctagaatccaTAAACTAATAGAAGCTCATCCCTAATCAAAATCTGCGAGGTAtatctctacaacaacacaatttcaaacataaatgaaaaatattaaggAAGACAACAATAACggtttgtaaagcaagttttatacaatgtcatgatcgataaatatacatatgttcagagtaaatatacaaacaaacccaacaaaagaaaaatacacaaagaggagaagagataaaccaaacatcttgcGGGTTGTCAATTCCGATTGATGAAGAATCCACCTCTGATCATCCAATTGCATGATCCGAtggttgttttctaagctaatctaaccTAAGAATGAAATTGATGAATTTGGAACAAAATTCCCTAAGACATAACCTAAAACTATGCTGAAATGAGAAAGATATAGAAAAATTTACGCAGGCGCGCTAAGAGGGCTCATTGGGCTTAGCGCGCTTGCGCTTTATTACAACATATCTGGTATAGTAAAAGGGACCGCGCTTAGTGGgctgaccgcgctaagcgggatCAGAAATTCAATTCTGCCTCTGTAATGAGAATGGTAGCGCGCTAAAACTTGGGCTAAGCGGGCTCTGCAGAACTTTCTTCCTTATTGCTCAAAACTCCGTATTCAAAGCtttgtcttcgacactttattgctctaGGCTCCAATACACATCAATacttataaaatgaataaaaaatggtcAAACAGTACATAGAATGAATAAAAAAACTCAAGTATACTATTATTTATACAAAACTCGGGTTTTACTATAAAAACCAAAAGAATAGAATATATACTAAAAATAGTTGACATTTTGATACTTATcaatacacatatagatgacaatataactttgtatttagtcatttatgcattatctaataacaacaaaattcatcatatttggacaacaaatttctatttaatatacaaaaataagattGGAGAAAATTGGAGATAAAACAATACcaaaaatattatgataaaatagaaaaataacgaaGATGAAAGATcatagaagatgaaaaagaaagagtaaaagagttgagagattagagaagaagaggtgcattaaaaatataattggaagagaggacaatataataaaaataagaagatgaaaaagaaagaacataagAGATGAGAGACAAAAGAAGAAAATATGAGATATACatgaaaaagaagatgagaagaatgaATGATATCGTTAGGAAAGATTTGAGAAGAATTAAACTGAGGCCTTAAGtatgaggaagagaaaatcattcctaatcgtaaggctaaggcataataggtttaagtttgagtTGGATGTGGGTTAAGTGAAGTTTGGGttataacataatgcggtttggttcgatttgatttggtttgtaaAATAAAAACCGTAAATCGAACCGAACTGTACTGTTTTATCAAAAAATAACTCAAACGCACCAAACTAGATGTAGTTCTTTACTGTTTCAGTTTGATTTAGTTCGATTAACAATTTTCTTTAAGAACGTTCAATTTTGAACACCCCTATCTAATATACATTAATATTggtgagaatttatgaaaatagttttaatgtttttcttttataattatcAAAAAATAACTCAAACGCACCAAACTAGATGCAGTTCTTTACTATTTCAGTTTGATTTAGTTCGATTAACGATTTTCTTTTAGACCGTTcaatttttttttggctttataccaccggtttagtccggttcgggggcgagttctggcatcaagtggttccatccccctcctgatcgcagttgcgggggatcgaaccgtggttctccctaccaaatccagcgccaatcaccactgaaccaactaacgattggttagaCCGTTCAATTTTGAACACCCCTATCTAATATCTAATATACATTAATATTggtgagaatttatgaaaatagttttaatgttttcttttttttgataATAAAGAGGGAAATGGCCCTAgacaggtttgaacccacgccccttGAACCAACAACTCAAAAGCTTACCACGGGGCCAACCCGCTATGGGGTTAAAtagttttaatgtttttgttttggAGCAGTCAAGCCTATTATTCTGTGAGACACATGCTCCattaatgataataattatttgggttaaatatgtttttagtcccttaaAATCACCCAAAAttgcttttagtccctataaaaaaaatgttgacttttagtccatataaaattacttttgcactcagttttagtccctttaaagggaccaaaagtgagtgcaaaagtaattttatagggactaaaaatcaatatattttttatagggactaaaagtcaaaattgagatatttatagggaacaaaaacatatttaaccctaattatttttaacttattttaatACATTGGATAATAccctttttttttattgaatatttcATGATACCTTTATAAACAAAACTTATAACTTACATATAAATAGATTAAGACTATGTCTCAACCCACTCCATGGTTATCTTACACACCAtgcaaaatttcaattttatccccagcttccgtagatgcacattctGAAGTAttccatattttgaaaaaatttgattccttccgtagatgcatctacggaagcgtaataaactagtgtatatgggaaaaaatacacataaaaatcagttAAGAGAagtttccgtagatgcatttacggaaAAGCTTAGCGCCacattgttccgtagatgcatctatggaagtgtctgatatagtttgaaccagaaTGGTCACTCCCCCATtgtttcatttcttcaaacttttcatactccacaccctaaaaaccctacatcatcaatatCCTATTTCACTCAAACACtcaaactttttggtgcaacaaatcaaagggagcaagaagagtctgaatttcaggtaaataatCACTTTCAACCACTACATTGTTCACATTGTCAACGATTTTTTCTGCAAAAAAGTTACGAagcttccgtagatccatctacggaaggtgttgaagatgaacacttctgtagatgcatctacggaatagtCCCTGCAATTTTTTCCAGCATTTTGTAATTCtgtgtgattttgaaaaaataggtatggtgcaccccgataatattTCAAGAGAAGTAGCTACTTTAGTCGATGTTTATACGAGTATCAATGGGGTAGTCGCAAATGTGGTAGATGTTGGAGGTCAATTTCGTAGCAAGCAAgactttgatgatcgtgaaagcatgctaacatggattcgtaggaacgcaactaaccttggttttggtgtggtGATAGAAAAATAGGATAATGGTATGACAAGAAAAAACCTGTTTGTAACAATAttgtgcgaaagaagcgggaaataccatcctcctctaaagaattttaaaagagacgacacgagtactagaaaatgcgagtgtccatttaaaatttTCTGGTACATGTTGGCTAGCACGAAGTGGAGATGCTCTGTTGATCGGCATTCCCTTACTCTCAATTGATCGGCAACGTGTCTCGGGCCGGATTGAATTATATATCTCACGAGGCGAAACGAGGTGAAACAATTGGTGGCGATAGCGCAAAGTGTGGTTGCACTATTACTATCACGTATAGTGTCCCATGTGCTTGTGCTATTGCTAAAAAAGTGAGATTAGGTGAGCCAATAATAATGAATGAAATCACTCCTCATTGATAGAgacttacttttgatgatgatggttgtgtCGAAGAAGATTCGAATATCTCTATTATTTCCGAATTGGAGGCGATACAAGAGAGGCTTTCGAAGACCGATGACAACACGAAATTATAAATCAAAGAACAATTGTGGAGGATTGGATTTCCCAAAACAACCGGCATGAAACCGCTGTCTCAATCCGTTAAGACAAAGGGTGCTCCAAAGAAAGTGAAGTCTACGCCAAATGACAACTCGACAACACGGTCTCCTTCATATTGTGAGAACGTCGACAAACGCTTTCCCGACTCACCTACTCCGAAATCGCATAAATACATCGACTGGATCGTCAATGTGGCGGGGGACGGTAATTGCGGATTTCGGGCTGTATCGGCTTTGCTTGGTAAGGGAGAGGATACCCATGAGCTTGTCCGTCATGATCTTATCGAAGAGTTGGTGAACCATAAAGACTCGTACATGCGGATATTTGCAGATGAAAACAAATTTGAAATGGTAAATGAAGCTCTTGTCCCTTGGGGGGGCGCCTACGCACCAGTTTTGCATTGGATAAGATTCCCGGAAAtgggacatcttattgcatgcgCATATGACATGGTATGCATTGACTTGACGCGTTATGGTTTTTCAGAAACCTTTTTCCAGCTCCGCACCGCACCTCCTCCAAATCCAATTGATCGTATTATATGTTGGATGGCTCGCCAAATCTCGtcattttgtacaagtttacttgaaactGGAATGTCCCATACCACCTACGTCACCGGAATGGAATCTTCATCATACCAAACTTACCGAGACGTGGCCGGATATATTTGTTGATAGGATGCATGaattcgaaagattgaagaatatcGATAAAATCTCGAATGcggaaaagtcaaaattggaaccaccaatagatttagccggcAATAGTTCTTTTCATGTACTTAtctagtttcaaagtgtaatatatgcactctataacattgcaatataatccttttgtgtttgtgtgtttgtGTCTATATGTTTCAAATTGTTTACGTTTTGTGTTTCCTAAATTTCTTATCAAAATTGATGTTTACTGTTTCTGTTCTGCTAAACAACATAGCAGggaaacttccgtagatgcatctacggaagggtgTTACATTGAAAATTATAGGTGTtaaccgtagatgcatctacggaagggcATTAcattgaaaattaagggtctttactgtagatgcatctacagaaaggAGAAATCTATGTCCCTTCCGTGGATATATCTACGGAACATTCTGTGACAGACATTGTGTGGTCCACAGTTTCCAAAGACTTCTATAAATTCGGGGTTTCTAGGTTTGCATTACACACAAGCACAAACCCtgaacacaaacacaaaaatgtctcgcATTAGGCCAGAATGATGGCACCGAACATCAATGAAGCGTCCGGGTCCTGAACTGGAATACCGCATAAGGGATGGGCAAGTCATTTTCTCTCCTGTCAAATCCCTCGTGCCGCTGAAGTTTTGAAATATTCATTCCttcgaccaactcaagaggacAACCATGTCTTTTTTAGATGGGGAGTACAAATCCGGAGAAGAAATCAAaaggatccagaggcttagaaTAAGAACCTCATTTGAAACCGGAAAAACGGAACGTTGGTGGGATGAAGTGAAATACGGCATTGAttccattcaaatgatgcatggaacaGATGACATTGTCTTaactgttgtaatttcttagatttcatagttttcttaattttctctATAATGCCGactaatcaatgaatcaatgcaaTGTCTTTTATGGTTAAAAATGTTTCTGCTCTGGTTTTCTGGGTCTGGACTGATTTtgtagatgcatatacggaagACTTCCGTAAATAAATCTACGGAAGCACGAGGATAAAATGGTCAATTCGGTGGTGCGTAAGAAGAGTATGGGATTGGTTGAGAAATTCTCAAGATTAATTCCTCTTTACTTATAGAATTAGACCAATTATATTCCATCTTAATGAAAAATAACTTACAACTATTTAATAATCACTTTACTTAAACTTTAATTAAGTTGTTGCTTAACCGAAACTCATGCTAATTTTTGTCTAGTATTGACCAAGATCGCGTAACATATAACTGACACGTGcctcctccttcttcttcttcaactgcCATAATGAAATCACTTCACTCATTCACTCACTTTCTTCATCTTCTGCATTTCCAAATCttcatcattcatcttcaacaacaTTCATCAACTAGGTGCTCGTTTCTTCAATCTCCTCTCTCATTTTCTCTGATTTTTCCGTTTATTTTCCTGTAATCACTATAACATTTCGTTTCTGTttacagttttttttttcttcagattttTCTAGTTTTCTTCCATTCAGTTTTTAAATCATTGAATAATTAAGTAATGTTGATGTTCATGTAATCTAATTTTATGGAAACAACAATGTGCATGgaaaaaaataacaatatattAGATCTGagaatttattttttacaattttgttGTTTGGTTTTATGGTGTAGGAGATTGTTGAGAGATACTCTGTTGTGAGATTTGGAGAAGGATTTTATCGTTACGCAATGCGAGGGAGACAACGAGTAGGATCAAGGGAAACCATAGCAGTGCAGGATAGTAAAGATGACAGTTCAGGTATCTTTCTGTTTTTGTAAATATTATCtttttaagtaattttgtttttttttaatttttaaaattgtttgtttttattgtttaaaGCAAGTAGTTGCTTTTATTATCAAAAAAGttctgatttgttgattttatatTTGAGTGATTGGGTGAGTTATTATCAATGAGTTCCAATGTGAGTGATATAGGAGTTGATAGTAGTGTGGTATAACATCAACTCCAATGGGATTAGGCATATCTCCATGCAGAAACACGCTGGTGGTGTCATGTATGACATTCGTATGACACGTATCTGACAATTTAGACAAATGATTCAGTTGGTGTCATGTATGACACTCGTACAACACGTATCTGAAGACTTAGACAAGTGATTGAGTTGGTGCCATGTATGACACTCGTACAACACGTATCTGATGACTTAGACAAGTGATcggtttatttttttctttgctttGACATTCTTTTAAACCAATCTACGAGAGTTAAAGATGTGTCGAAGCAatgatgataaaaataataaattttattacatTACTTTTATCTTTTTTATAGTAGATGGATGAATGAAGGTAAAAGAATGTCATATCTTGTTTTAGAAACTTTTATAACTTTAGATCTTTAACAaaaaaatgttcatatatatatatatatatatatatatatatatatatatatatatatatatatactttgacaAGGATTATACTGCATAGAAATTTAGTTATTCAGCTATATAGTATTTGAATTGTATAGCCATATATGTATGCATATCTTCTATGTAGCATAAAATTTTCATTTCTTGTTTTTATCTATATATAGTCCATACGGAGAGCTGGTTTGTACAGATATAACTAACATACTAATTTCCTTCTTCACAGCTTCAGTACGTGTACCGATTGCCAAACCTTGTTGGCGGCGCTCTTTGAGGCATGTATTAGTGGCTTCTCTTTCCTCATTCTTATATGGATACCATGTTGGGTATGATATGCTTCACTCAATCTTCACATACCTTCATCTTCTTTTCCCTGAATGAATATATCTAGTTTTCTTATCACTATTGGCAATGCAGGGTAGTCAATGAAACCTTAGAAAGCATTTCTATAGATCTCGGTTTTAGCGGAAATACATTGGCGGAAGGTACTAAATCTTAATTTACTGACGAACAGTAATCTCTTCATCATGTTTTACATATAAATATTTATCTACACTCTTTTTTGTCTATGTTATGAAGGTCTTGTAGTAAGTATATGTTTAGGAGGTGCTTTTATTGGATCTCTATTCAGTGGATGGATCGCAGATGGGGTTGGGCGTAGAAGAAGTTTCCAGTTGTGTGCTTTGCCTATGATCATTGGTGCCATAATGAGGTATGAGCTATACatacaatataaaataatttctcTTTTTCAATATTTCTATCACCTTGCATTTGTATGCAATAAAATTTGCTTTTCTTTTGCAAAGGAAGTACTAAGCTATGATGTTTATTTATAAGATATCATTTAAGTACCATATCATCCTTTTTCATAGGAGGTTAATTTTCTTTGGACTAATTTAActaggaaagaaaaaaaagaatcgtCAAAATAAGACAATGCATAAAGCTATAAACTTATTATTCAAAGTTGTTTTGCAGTGCAACAGCAAAATCCCTCTGGGGCATGCTTTTAGGAAGATTATTTGTTGGTACTGGAATGGGACTTGGCCCACCCGTTGCAGCTCTTTATGTAGCTGAGGTATAGTAGATCATCTCATTTTCTTCTATCTGGCTATGAAGCATCGATACATACATGAACACTAGACCCAACACTATTATTGATAATCATTTGAAAATGGCAGATATAGAATGTAACTACATATGTAGGTGTTAGACATCTCCATGTATCGGACACGCCTTTAATATGAAGTGCTGGTGCTATATAATTCTCCATATTAGGAGCCCACTTTGTTTTTTAAAAGAAGTATATTTGGTTAATACTTGAAAGCTCCTCTTGCATTCATAGGTCTCACCTCCAGCTGTGCGTGGTACATTTGGGGGCTTAACGCAAATTGCAACATGTCTTGGACTCATGGCGGCTCTCTTTATAGGAATCCCAGCCAAAGATATAGTTGGTTGGTATGGAATGTCAAACTGGCTTGTTGAAATTCATGATCATATCTTTACTTTATTTGCAGCATTATCTATGAATTCCATTTTTCCTAGTTAATCCCTCCAATTCGTTGTAgctgtagttttttttttaaagttttgtttcTATCTTTTGGCCATTTTCGAAGTTCAATTCGACATTACCTATTGTTTTATCAATaatattcttaattatttattatagagaaagaaaaaaatgcaacaaaatttattatttccaTTGCTATGTGTAAAACAACGACTTAAACGATAGTACCTTTTACCCAACTGTTATTATTTATAGAAGGTAGTATCTTATATGGAAATTATGTGCTCAGGTGGCGGATTTGTTTCTGGGTATCTGTCATCCCTGCTGCTATACTCACTATTTTCATGGAGATCTGTGCAGAGAGTCCTTATTGGCTTTTCAAGGTCAAATCTCCATGTAATTTATTAAGTACCAActattaatatttgtttttgaCTATTTTGGACTCTGTTGGAGGCTAATTGATTGTGTGAAATGAAGTACGGAAAAAAATGTTGTCCTGATAATGTCTTATAGATATTTAAATATGAACTTGATGGTTGTGATGATGTATAAACTAATATGATAGGCAATAGAACATACAGTGTGTCAAATTCTCTTGATTATTCTTATGTTATCTTTTGCTTAACTTGTTTTCGAAGTGTTGTTTCTTCAGTATCTCTTAACTAACTACTCTAACTCCCTTATTTTAATAAGTCCTTCCTGATATATCAAATTTTCCTATTTTTTTACTTGGTTCAGAGAGGAAGAACCATTGAAGCTGAAGCTGAATTTGAAAAGCTCTTGGGAGGACTACACGTGAAGCCTGCAATGGGCGAACTGTCTAAGTCTGATAGAGGTGATGAGTCTGGCGCAGTAAAACTCTCAGAATTATTGTTTGGCTGCCATGCCAGAGGTACATATCATAATTTGTTTCTTCctctttttgaaatattttgtgTGGAATCGCATATGGTTGTATCTTCTTGATAGTTCCTTAATCATGTCTATTTTTTAACAATTTCGATTTTTAAAACTATACACTTCTTTTATTACTGGTTGCTAAATCATTAAATACATTTTGCAGTGATGTTCATTGGATCGGCGCTTTTTGCCTTGCAGCAACTTTCCGGCATAAATGCTGTTTTCTATTTCTCTTCAGCAGTCTTTGAAAGCTTTGGTGTACCATCTAAGATGGGAAATACGTGTATTGGAATATGCAATTTATTTGGTATCTTTCGCTGGCTTAACTCCTTTGTGTTTGATCTGTAAATTGTTGTATATTTGTCTTAATCTTGTTGTGTATGCAACTTCAGGTTCGGTTGTTTCAATGATTCTGATGGATAAACTTGGAAGGAAAGTGCTTTTACTTGGTAGCTTTTTAGGCATGGtaagaaataaaaatgaaaattaacttGTCTGAATTAATCACTTTTAAATTTGAATGTTACCCGCATAAAATTCcattaaacatattttaaattcaaactagACTGTTAAGAAGTTTATTTTCTCTCCAATTATATTTTCTGACTTTAACTCTTTTTTCTTATTTAGGGAGTAACCATGGGTCTACAAGTCATTGCTGCTAGTTCTTATGCATCAGGATTTGGAGCAATGTATCTATCTGTCGGCGGCATGTTGCTGTAAGTGATTAGATAGTGTCAACTTGCAATTGGGAGAAGGGGTATTGGGAAACGAGAAAAATTAGGAATTTTCACTAATATTCATTTGATTATTTATTCAAAATGGATTGCTGCATAGATTTTTTATGAATTTGAGAAAAGTTGGTTCCTTCTTTTGGATTACCGGATTATTGTAAAGATCTCTACTTACCGGAGAACTCATATTTAATAATATGTCTTCTAAATGTAAAGTGGACTATGCAATGCAGGTATGTGCTATCATTTGCTCTTGGTGCTGGTCCGGTTCCTTGTCTCCTCATGTCCGAAATATTACCTGGCAAGATCAGAGCCAAGGCAATGGCAATTTGTTTGGCTGTGCATTGGGTAAATGTCTTTTGCATTCATTGATATAAATTTGATGCTTCATGTTGAGATCTTTGATAGTGGGCCACTCACATTTATTAATACTCTAGATGTCTAGTTTTAGTCCTAAGAGGTGTGTGAAGATTCCACAT contains:
- the LOC131604099 gene encoding uncharacterized protein LOC131604099, whose translation is MKPLSQSVKTKGAPKKVKSTPNDNSTTRSPSYCENVDKRFPDSPTPKSHKYIDWIVNVAGDGNCGFRAVSALLGKGEDTHELVRHDLIEELVNHKDSYMRIFADENKFEMKPFSSSAPHLLQIQLIVLYVGWLAKSRHFVQVYLKLECPIPPTSPEWNLHHTKLTETWPDIFVDRMHEFERLKNIDKISNAEKSKLEPPIDLAGNSSFHVLI
- the LOC131601237 gene encoding probable plastidic glucose transporter 3 is translated as MRGRQRVGSRETIAVQDSKDDSSASVRVPIAKPCWRRSLRHVLVASLSSFLYGYHVGVVNETLESISIDLGFSGNTLAEGLVVSICLGGAFIGSLFSGWIADGVGRRRSFQLCALPMIIGAIMSATAKSLWGMLLGRLFVGTGMGLGPPVAALYVAEVSPPAVRGTFGGLTQIATCLGLMAALFIGIPAKDIVGWWRICFWVSVIPAAILTIFMEICAESPYWLFKRGRTIEAEAEFEKLLGGLHVKPAMGELSKSDRGDESGAVKLSELLFGCHARVMFIGSALFALQQLSGINAVFYFSSAVFESFGVPSKMGNTCIGICNLFGSVVSMILMDKLGRKVLLLGSFLGMGVTMGLQVIAASSYASGFGAMYLSVGGMLLYVLSFALGAGPVPCLLMSEILPGKIRAKAMAICLAVHWVINFFVGLFFLRLLEQMGAQLLYSIFGAFCLLAVVFVKKYVLETKGKSLQEIEVALLALEAT